The proteins below are encoded in one region of Chrysemys picta bellii isolate R12L10 chromosome 4, ASM1138683v2, whole genome shotgun sequence:
- the B4GALNT4 gene encoding N-acetyl-beta-glucosaminyl-glycoprotein 4-beta-N-acetylgalactosaminyltransferase 1 isoform X3 yields MQGEGQGFDGWLSRGPGADGAGRHPRLNVTKRVLPWNEQYKGKANLHVFEDWCGGAVRHLRKNLHFPLFPHTRTTVKKLAVSPKWKNYGLRIFGYIHPFKDGDFQFSVASDDNSEFWLSSDEIPANARLMAFVGKLGSEWTAPGEFTKFSSQVSKPIRLMSSRRYYFELLHKQDDRGSDHVEVGWRVFLPSLKFEVIDSPFISLYTDESSLKMNHVAHIPQSLASHAGSYMSEAQRDEHGADMLKADPRDTFFLTPQIEASHVENVLVPCAYSPTYVVKDFPIARYQGLQFVYLSFVYPNDFTRLTHMETENKCFYRESPLYLEKFGFYKYMKMDEEEEDPRQRAFLFLNSDSFLEEEEEGADSPEPTDLPPDAKEKTPRGPSSPLGTGTKGKGLPLAARDYGGNVDYYTFRHQQQAVHEEGAAPGQPRTQDVHNGASPSSAATAGDSQGYENTPPLREQALIRGRSLSWARKEPEQANAGVEDKLGLLASSRRGSVLSRQPHLSMPIFGGKAKPQGPSRLLAPVEEKKAKKETKKPQEKVYVTRLQPGKRKAPVQEATFPDVFLYPKPLRRVHLNSRAPQRRSAPSTKLRTIPGHRAPWLPGNGSRETDPSKRKSPRTSIRKWEQLYRHEDPEAVGERRARPSIQLPPVEGLFGKEALEVPTTTPARTAAAAALDYNSSETALLAGVRVTSFLRMSEVTASQQEGPGKAQEEEEEELSDYSYENSELQPSWLEDSINWQRTFSVSSVDFELLRSDWNDLRCNVSGNLQLSESEVVDVVAQYMEKLNEKNGGIYTLLRIVNVEKRRDTARGNRYLLELELLERGQRTVRLSEYVYVLLHQGRPADSTEANPEGPTLVATEPQPSPWSLLYGKPILCRPLPLSWRQDVMVHFVVPVKNQARWVQQFIVDMAGLYWNTKDANFNVILVDFESEDMDVEKALQEARLPRYQYLKRTGNFERSAGLQAGVDSIEDGRSIVFLCDLHIHFPLNILDSIRKHCVEGKLAYAPIVMRLGCGSSPRDPNGYWEVNGFGLFGIYKSDFDRVGGMNTEEFRDRWGGEDWELLDRVLQSGLEVERLRLRNFYHYYHSKRGMWNSRSKKVPKD; encoded by the exons GGGACTTCCAATTTTCCGTAGCATCGGACGACAACTCGGAGTTCTGGCTCAGCTCTGATGAGATCCCAGCCAATGCCCGGCTGATGGCATTTGTGGGCAAG cTGGGCTCCGAGTGGACGGCTCCAGGGGAATTCACCAAGTTCAGCTCTCAAGTCTCCAAACCTATCCG CCTCATGTCCTCCAGACGCTATTACTTTGAGCTCCTCCACAAGCAGGATGATCGCGGGTCGGACCACGTGGAAGTAGGC TGGCGCGTCTTCCTTCCCAGCCTGAAGTTCGAGGTGATCGACTCCCCCTTCATCTCTCTCTACACAG ACGAGTCCTCTCTGAAGATGAACCACGTGGCTCACATCCCCCAGTCCCTTGCCAGCCACGCCGGGAGCTACATGTCCGAGGCACAGAGGGACGAGCACGGGGCCGACATGCTCAAAGCCGACCCCAGGGACACCTTCTTCCTCA CTCCCCAGATCGAGGCGTCCCACGTGGAGAACGTGCTGGTGCCCTGCGCCTACAGCCCCACTTATGTGGTGAAGGACTTCCCTATCGCCCGCTACCAGGGCCTGCAGTTC GTCTACCTCTCGTTCGTGTACCCCAACGACTTCACCCGCCTCACCCACATGGAGACGGAGAACAAGTGCTTCTACAGAGAGTCCCCCCTCTACCTAGAgaa gtttgGCTTCTACAAATACATGAagatggatgaggaagaggaggatccTCGCCAGAGAGCCTTTCTCTTCCTGAACTCAGACA GTTtcctggaagaggaggaggaaggagcagaCAGTCCTGAGCCCACAGACCTGCCTCCTGACGCCAAGGAGAAGACCCCCAGGGGGCCGAGCTCACCCCTGGGCACTGGGACCAAAGGCAAAGggctccctctggctgcaagggATTACGGGGGCAATGTAGACTACTACACTTTCCGCCACCAGCAACAGGCGGTTCATGAGGAGGGTGCCGCGCCAGGGCAGCCGCGAACCCAGGACGTCCACAACGGGGCCAGCCCCAGCTCCGCAGCCACAGCCGGAGATTCCCAGGGCTATGAGAATACTCCCCCTTTACGAGAGCAGGCTCTGATCCGGGGGCGCTCCCTCAGCTGGGCGCGCAAGGAGCCGGAACAGGCAAACGCTGGGGTGGAAGACAAGCTGGGGCTGCTGGCGTCGTCAAGGCGGGGCAGTGTCCTAAGCCGCCAACCCCACCTCTCCATGCCCATCTTTGGGGGCAAAGCCAAGCCACAGGGCCCAAGCAGGCTCCTCGCACCCGTGGAGGAGAAAAAGGCCAAGAAGGAGACCAAGAAGCCCCAAGAGAAGGTATATGTGACCCGGCTGCAGCCTGGCAAGCGCAAGGCCCCAGTGCAGGAGGCCACCTTCCCCGATGTCTTCCTCTACCCTAAGCCACTCAGGAGGGTGCACCTGAACTCAAGGGCCCCCCAGAGGCGCTCCGCCCCCTCCACCAAGCTCCGCACCATCCCCGGCCACAGGGCGCCCTGGCTCCCAGGCAACGGCTCCAGGGAGACGGATCCGTCCAAGAGGAAGAGCCCCAGGACCAGCATCAGGAAGTGGGAGCAGCTGTACAGGCATGAGGACCCCGAGGCTGTGGGCGAGCGGAGGGCACGGCCCAGCATACAGCTGCCACCAGTCGAGGGGCTATTTGGCAAGGAGGCCCTGGaggtccccaccaccaccccagccaGGACCGCGGCAGCGGCTGCCCTGGATTACAACTCCTCAGAGACGGCCCTATTGGCCGGGGTGCGGGTGACTTCCTTCCTCAGGATGTCGGAGGTGACGGCGTCGCAGCAGGAGGGCCCGGGCAaggcccaggaggaggaggaggaggagctgtcaGACTACAGCTATGAGAACTCGGAGCTGCAGCCGAGCTGGCTGGAGGACTCCATCAACTGGCAGAGGACGTTCAGTGTGAGCTCGGTGGACTTCGAGCTCCTGCGCTCCGACTGGAACGACCTGCGCTGCAATGTCTCGGGCAACCTGCAGCTGAGCGAGAGTGAGGTGGTGGACGTGGTGGCCCAGTACATGGAGAAGCTCAACGAGAAGAATGGGGG gaTCTACACCCTGCTGCGCATCGTCAACGTGGAGAAGCGGCGAGACACGGCGCGGGGCAACCGCTacctgctggagctggagctgctggagcGGGGCCAGAGGACCGTGCGGCTCTCGGAGTACGTCTATGTCCTGCTGCACCAGGGCAGGCCGGCCGACAGCACCGAGGCCAACCCCGAGGGGCCCACGCTCGTGGCCAccgagccccagcccagcccctggagcCTGCTCTACGGGAAGCCCATCCTGTGCCGACCCCTGCCGCTCAGCTGGAGGCAGGATGTCATGGTGCACTTCGTGGTGCCAG TGAAGAACCAGGCGCGCTGGGTTCAGCAGTTCATCGTGGACATGGCCGGCCTGTACTGGAACACCAAGGACGCCAACTTCAATGTCATCCTGGTGGACTTTGAGAGTGAGGACATGGACGTGGAGAAGGCTCTGCAGGAAGCCCGACTGCCTCG GTATCAGTACTTGAAGCGCACGGGGAACTTCGAGCGCTCGGCAGGGCTGCAGGCCGGGGTGGACTCCATTGAG GACGGGCGCAGCATCGTGTTCCTGTGTGACCTGCACATCCACTTCCCCCTCAACATCCTGGACAGCATCCGCAAGCACTGTGTGGAGGGCAAGCTGGCCTACGCGCCCATCGTCATGAGACTGGGCTGCGGGAGCTCTCCGCGGGACCCCAACG GCTACTGGGAGGTGAATGGATTCGGCCTCTTTGGGATCTACAAGTCGGACTTTGACCGCGTTGGGGGCATGAACACGGAGGAGTTCAGAGACCGCTGGGGCGGGGAGGACTGGGAGCTACTGGACAG GGTCCTGCAGAGCGGGCTGGAGGTGGAACGCCTGCGCCTCAGGAACTTTTACCATTACTACCACTCCAAACGCGGCATGTGGAACTCCCGCAGCAAGAAGGTGCCCAAAGACTag
- the B4GALNT4 gene encoding N-acetyl-beta-glucosaminyl-glycoprotein 4-beta-N-acetylgalactosaminyltransferase 1 isoform X4: MGEGQGFDGWLSRGPGADGAGRHPRLNVTKRVLPWNEQYKGKANLHVFEDWCGGAVRHLRKNLHFPLFPHTRTTVKKLAVSPKWKNYGLRIFGYIHPFKDGDFQFSVASDDNSEFWLSSDEIPANARLMAFVGKLGSEWTAPGEFTKFSSQVSKPIRLMSSRRYYFELLHKQDDRGSDHVEVGWRVFLPSLKFEVIDSPFISLYTDESSLKMNHVAHIPQSLASHAGSYMSEAQRDEHGADMLKADPRDTFFLTPQIEASHVENVLVPCAYSPTYVVKDFPIARYQGLQFVYLSFVYPNDFTRLTHMETENKCFYRESPLYLEKFGFYKYMKMDEEEEDPRQRAFLFLNSDSFLEEEEEGADSPEPTDLPPDAKEKTPRGPSSPLGTGTKGKGLPLAARDYGGNVDYYTFRHQQQAVHEEGAAPGQPRTQDVHNGASPSSAATAGDSQGYENTPPLREQALIRGRSLSWARKEPEQANAGVEDKLGLLASSRRGSVLSRQPHLSMPIFGGKAKPQGPSRLLAPVEEKKAKKETKKPQEKVYVTRLQPGKRKAPVQEATFPDVFLYPKPLRRVHLNSRAPQRRSAPSTKLRTIPGHRAPWLPGNGSRETDPSKRKSPRTSIRKWEQLYRHEDPEAVGERRARPSIQLPPVEGLFGKEALEVPTTTPARTAAAAALDYNSSETALLAGVRVTSFLRMSEVTASQQEGPGKAQEEEEEELSDYSYENSELQPSWLEDSINWQRTFSVSSVDFELLRSDWNDLRCNVSGNLQLSESEVVDVVAQYMEKLNEKNGGIYTLLRIVNVEKRRDTARGNRYLLELELLERGQRTVRLSEYVYVLLHQGRPADSTEANPEGPTLVATEPQPSPWSLLYGKPILCRPLPLSWRQDVMVHFVVPVKNQARWVQQFIVDMAGLYWNTKDANFNVILVDFESEDMDVEKALQEARLPRYQYLKRTGNFERSAGLQAGVDSIEDGRSIVFLCDLHIHFPLNILDSIRKHCVEGKLAYAPIVMRLGCGSSPRDPNGYWEVNGFGLFGIYKSDFDRVGGMNTEEFRDRWGGEDWELLDRVLQSGLEVERLRLRNFYHYYHSKRGMWNSRSKKVPKD, translated from the exons GGGACTTCCAATTTTCCGTAGCATCGGACGACAACTCGGAGTTCTGGCTCAGCTCTGATGAGATCCCAGCCAATGCCCGGCTGATGGCATTTGTGGGCAAG cTGGGCTCCGAGTGGACGGCTCCAGGGGAATTCACCAAGTTCAGCTCTCAAGTCTCCAAACCTATCCG CCTCATGTCCTCCAGACGCTATTACTTTGAGCTCCTCCACAAGCAGGATGATCGCGGGTCGGACCACGTGGAAGTAGGC TGGCGCGTCTTCCTTCCCAGCCTGAAGTTCGAGGTGATCGACTCCCCCTTCATCTCTCTCTACACAG ACGAGTCCTCTCTGAAGATGAACCACGTGGCTCACATCCCCCAGTCCCTTGCCAGCCACGCCGGGAGCTACATGTCCGAGGCACAGAGGGACGAGCACGGGGCCGACATGCTCAAAGCCGACCCCAGGGACACCTTCTTCCTCA CTCCCCAGATCGAGGCGTCCCACGTGGAGAACGTGCTGGTGCCCTGCGCCTACAGCCCCACTTATGTGGTGAAGGACTTCCCTATCGCCCGCTACCAGGGCCTGCAGTTC GTCTACCTCTCGTTCGTGTACCCCAACGACTTCACCCGCCTCACCCACATGGAGACGGAGAACAAGTGCTTCTACAGAGAGTCCCCCCTCTACCTAGAgaa gtttgGCTTCTACAAATACATGAagatggatgaggaagaggaggatccTCGCCAGAGAGCCTTTCTCTTCCTGAACTCAGACA GTTtcctggaagaggaggaggaaggagcagaCAGTCCTGAGCCCACAGACCTGCCTCCTGACGCCAAGGAGAAGACCCCCAGGGGGCCGAGCTCACCCCTGGGCACTGGGACCAAAGGCAAAGggctccctctggctgcaagggATTACGGGGGCAATGTAGACTACTACACTTTCCGCCACCAGCAACAGGCGGTTCATGAGGAGGGTGCCGCGCCAGGGCAGCCGCGAACCCAGGACGTCCACAACGGGGCCAGCCCCAGCTCCGCAGCCACAGCCGGAGATTCCCAGGGCTATGAGAATACTCCCCCTTTACGAGAGCAGGCTCTGATCCGGGGGCGCTCCCTCAGCTGGGCGCGCAAGGAGCCGGAACAGGCAAACGCTGGGGTGGAAGACAAGCTGGGGCTGCTGGCGTCGTCAAGGCGGGGCAGTGTCCTAAGCCGCCAACCCCACCTCTCCATGCCCATCTTTGGGGGCAAAGCCAAGCCACAGGGCCCAAGCAGGCTCCTCGCACCCGTGGAGGAGAAAAAGGCCAAGAAGGAGACCAAGAAGCCCCAAGAGAAGGTATATGTGACCCGGCTGCAGCCTGGCAAGCGCAAGGCCCCAGTGCAGGAGGCCACCTTCCCCGATGTCTTCCTCTACCCTAAGCCACTCAGGAGGGTGCACCTGAACTCAAGGGCCCCCCAGAGGCGCTCCGCCCCCTCCACCAAGCTCCGCACCATCCCCGGCCACAGGGCGCCCTGGCTCCCAGGCAACGGCTCCAGGGAGACGGATCCGTCCAAGAGGAAGAGCCCCAGGACCAGCATCAGGAAGTGGGAGCAGCTGTACAGGCATGAGGACCCCGAGGCTGTGGGCGAGCGGAGGGCACGGCCCAGCATACAGCTGCCACCAGTCGAGGGGCTATTTGGCAAGGAGGCCCTGGaggtccccaccaccaccccagccaGGACCGCGGCAGCGGCTGCCCTGGATTACAACTCCTCAGAGACGGCCCTATTGGCCGGGGTGCGGGTGACTTCCTTCCTCAGGATGTCGGAGGTGACGGCGTCGCAGCAGGAGGGCCCGGGCAaggcccaggaggaggaggaggaggagctgtcaGACTACAGCTATGAGAACTCGGAGCTGCAGCCGAGCTGGCTGGAGGACTCCATCAACTGGCAGAGGACGTTCAGTGTGAGCTCGGTGGACTTCGAGCTCCTGCGCTCCGACTGGAACGACCTGCGCTGCAATGTCTCGGGCAACCTGCAGCTGAGCGAGAGTGAGGTGGTGGACGTGGTGGCCCAGTACATGGAGAAGCTCAACGAGAAGAATGGGGG gaTCTACACCCTGCTGCGCATCGTCAACGTGGAGAAGCGGCGAGACACGGCGCGGGGCAACCGCTacctgctggagctggagctgctggagcGGGGCCAGAGGACCGTGCGGCTCTCGGAGTACGTCTATGTCCTGCTGCACCAGGGCAGGCCGGCCGACAGCACCGAGGCCAACCCCGAGGGGCCCACGCTCGTGGCCAccgagccccagcccagcccctggagcCTGCTCTACGGGAAGCCCATCCTGTGCCGACCCCTGCCGCTCAGCTGGAGGCAGGATGTCATGGTGCACTTCGTGGTGCCAG TGAAGAACCAGGCGCGCTGGGTTCAGCAGTTCATCGTGGACATGGCCGGCCTGTACTGGAACACCAAGGACGCCAACTTCAATGTCATCCTGGTGGACTTTGAGAGTGAGGACATGGACGTGGAGAAGGCTCTGCAGGAAGCCCGACTGCCTCG GTATCAGTACTTGAAGCGCACGGGGAACTTCGAGCGCTCGGCAGGGCTGCAGGCCGGGGTGGACTCCATTGAG GACGGGCGCAGCATCGTGTTCCTGTGTGACCTGCACATCCACTTCCCCCTCAACATCCTGGACAGCATCCGCAAGCACTGTGTGGAGGGCAAGCTGGCCTACGCGCCCATCGTCATGAGACTGGGCTGCGGGAGCTCTCCGCGGGACCCCAACG GCTACTGGGAGGTGAATGGATTCGGCCTCTTTGGGATCTACAAGTCGGACTTTGACCGCGTTGGGGGCATGAACACGGAGGAGTTCAGAGACCGCTGGGGCGGGGAGGACTGGGAGCTACTGGACAG GGTCCTGCAGAGCGGGCTGGAGGTGGAACGCCTGCGCCTCAGGAACTTTTACCATTACTACCACTCCAAACGCGGCATGTGGAACTCCCGCAGCAAGAAGGTGCCCAAAGACTag